From one Candidatus Manganitrophus noduliformans genomic stretch:
- a CDS encoding phosphotransferase family protein, whose protein sequence is MPDLREETLGAYLESLFGSPVKIVGLAPLGEPIQSGALKGYGYGVPIDVRYEAAGRRRRAVLETMSPGPFGHEEMADRAQAMLWEHGAFNRLPRHAPSIDVGGFQRDGSLLSLGKVEEPFLLMEYVEGQGYFQDLIRLRDGGALTERDLARAEALCDYLVEIHRLRGPDPGLYVRRIRELVGHGECIMGLIDSYPPRHGFITAALLEEIERRCVAWRWRLKGRTHRLRQVHGDFHPWNILFREGSDFTVLDRSRGEWGDPADDVSCLTMNYLFFSLQRSGRLEGDFEVIFRRFWRRYLERSNDRELLEVVAPFFVFRGLVMASPLWYPNLAEEVRRKLFAFMQAVMDAPVFDPERVNEYCGE, encoded by the coding sequence ATGCCTGATCTGCGTGAAGAGACACTGGGTGCCTATCTGGAATCGCTGTTCGGATCGCCCGTGAAGATCGTCGGCCTGGCGCCGTTGGGAGAGCCGATTCAATCCGGCGCCCTCAAGGGGTACGGCTACGGGGTGCCGATCGATGTCCGGTATGAAGCGGCCGGCCGGCGACGTCGCGCCGTCCTGGAGACGATGAGCCCGGGGCCCTTCGGACATGAAGAGATGGCCGACCGCGCCCAGGCGATGCTTTGGGAGCACGGCGCTTTCAATCGGCTCCCTCGCCACGCTCCCTCGATTGATGTCGGCGGCTTTCAACGGGATGGGAGCCTCCTCTCCTTGGGAAAAGTCGAAGAGCCCTTTCTCCTCATGGAGTATGTAGAGGGCCAGGGATATTTTCAAGACCTGATCCGGCTGCGGGATGGGGGCGCGCTCACGGAACGCGATCTCGCCCGGGCGGAGGCCCTCTGCGATTACCTGGTTGAAATCCATCGTCTCCGCGGACCGGACCCCGGGCTTTATGTCCGGCGGATTCGGGAATTGGTGGGCCACGGAGAATGCATCATGGGCTTGATCGACAGCTATCCCCCACGGCACGGCTTTATCACCGCAGCGCTGCTGGAAGAGATCGAGCGGCGCTGCGTCGCCTGGCGGTGGCGTCTCAAAGGGAGGACGCATCGGCTCCGTCAGGTCCACGGCGATTTTCATCCGTGGAATATCCTCTTTCGGGAGGGGAGCGATTTCACCGTCTTGGACCGCTCTCGCGGCGAATGGGGCGATCCGGCGGACGATGTCTCCTGCCTCACGATGAACTACCTCTTCTTCTCCCTTCAAAGAAGCGGAAGGTTGGAAGGAGATTTTGAAGTGATCTTCCGGCGCTTTTGGCGACGCTATCTGGAGAGAAGCAACGACCGGGAGCTGCTGGAGGTGGTCGCCCCCTTCTTTGTCTTTAGAGGTTTGGTGATGGCGAGCCCCCTCTGGTATCCCAACCTGGCCGAGGAGGTCCGCCGGAAGCTCTTTGCGTTTATGCAAGCGGTGATGGATGCGCCGGTCTTCGATCCGGAGCGGGTCAATGAGTATTGCGGAGAATAG
- a CDS encoding PHP domain-containing protein codes for MNDRIDLHTHSTVSDGTYAPAELVRYAKEKGLRAIALTDHDSIDGIDEALAVGREVGVEVIPGVELSTDFSEGAMHLLGLFIDRTAPSFLQRLAVFQAARRERNPKIIKKLQEMGFKITEEEVTAAAGGGQAGRPHFARVLMEKGYVHSITEAFEKYIGDGGPAYVKKSQPSPEECIALIHEAKGVAVLAHPNTLRLPDDKLNGLFERLVNAGLDGIEVYYSTHTPEETVRYERLAAEWNLAKTGGSDFHGKHKPQIDLGVGKGTLRVPSSLLETLRRRKERRPP; via the coding sequence ATGAACGATCGGATCGATCTACACACGCACAGCACCGTCTCGGACGGGACCTATGCCCCCGCGGAGCTGGTACGGTATGCCAAGGAAAAGGGCTTGCGGGCGATCGCCCTCACCGACCATGACAGTATCGACGGCATCGACGAGGCGCTGGCGGTCGGACGGGAGGTCGGGGTCGAGGTCATTCCTGGCGTCGAGTTGAGCACTGATTTTTCGGAGGGGGCGATGCATCTGCTCGGCCTCTTCATTGATCGGACCGCTCCTTCCTTTCTCCAACGCTTGGCCGTTTTTCAAGCCGCGCGCCGGGAGCGCAACCCGAAGATCATCAAAAAACTCCAGGAGATGGGATTCAAGATCACCGAAGAGGAGGTGACGGCGGCCGCAGGGGGCGGGCAGGCGGGACGTCCTCATTTCGCGCGCGTCTTAATGGAAAAGGGATACGTTCACTCGATTACGGAAGCCTTTGAAAAGTACATCGGGGATGGGGGACCCGCCTACGTCAAGAAATCCCAACCCTCTCCGGAAGAGTGCATCGCGTTGATCCACGAAGCAAAGGGCGTCGCTGTTTTAGCCCATCCGAATACGCTCCGTCTCCCTGATGACAAGCTGAACGGATTGTTCGAACGGCTGGTCAACGCGGGTCTGGATGGGATTGAAGTTTACTACAGCACCCACACACCGGAAGAGACCGTCCGGTATGAACGGCTGGCGGCTGAATGGAATCTCGCGAAGACGGGGGGGTCCGATTTTCACGGCAAACACAAGCCGCAAATCGACCTCGGCGTCGGAAAAGGGACCCTTCGCGTTCCCTCTTCCCTCCTGGAGACGCTTCGCCGAAGAAAAGAGCGCCGGCCCCCTTAA